In one window of Maribacter sp. BPC-D8 DNA:
- a CDS encoding ATP-binding protein, which yields MANNEHNIPLDTATFIRIRKWYLLALAAIALTVIIAQVLIQLHLKAQSGDSQLINVAGRQRAFSQKLAKETLLLKNSNDPTDKKLILSEIEKTLSVWKVSHDGLHLGDASFNLPYEDDPKVQSLFKELEPHHSAMVTAVENILSTHEQNINANVQENDLNTLLNNERPFLSIMDQIVNEYDARSNEQLQKLKRKEYWLLAFSLLILLLEIFVIFRPLSIQIKNTIGHLMGKDEESKGQLDKIQSLYNEKERSLKELQELNFVIDNAALFASIRKDGTIVFISKKFLDLLGHDTAPVNKPISEILTIEEGQQSYLKEVLKINRKNVMRNEELQVVTTKGATIWLDMSIVPMHQSTLEQDILILCSDITERKENQLKVQQLTKQNFEERMQQKKVQASQIVEGQEEERKRIAKDIHDGIGQMLTALKFNIESIDIENTAKTGEKIAYLKALTSDLIKGVRTATFNLTPPELSDHGIFPAIHKMTTELSKLTGKNILFKNKTDDNIRFDSLAETNIYRVTQEAVNNAIKYAEANYILVTLNYSYPILSVVIDDDGKGFDDTILGLLPKNNSEGGMGLFFMKERIDYINGRLFINSEIGKGTRVTINYKTEENRTSHGTE from the coding sequence ATGGCCAATAACGAGCACAATATACCATTGGACACGGCTACGTTTATACGTATACGAAAGTGGTATTTGTTGGCATTGGCTGCCATTGCGCTTACTGTTATTATCGCCCAAGTGCTGATTCAATTGCATCTAAAAGCACAATCTGGCGATTCTCAACTTATTAATGTAGCAGGTAGACAACGTGCCTTTAGCCAAAAACTGGCAAAAGAAACCTTGCTACTAAAAAATAGTAACGACCCTACAGATAAAAAATTAATATTATCTGAAATTGAGAAAACACTAAGCGTTTGGAAAGTATCTCATGACGGACTTCATTTAGGCGATGCTTCTTTTAACCTGCCCTACGAAGATGACCCTAAAGTACAGTCGCTTTTTAAAGAATTAGAGCCGCACCATTCTGCCATGGTCACAGCTGTTGAAAACATTCTTTCAACTCACGAGCAAAATATCAACGCCAATGTTCAAGAAAATGACCTAAACACATTGTTGAATAATGAGCGTCCGTTTTTAAGTATTATGGATCAAATTGTAAATGAGTATGATGCCCGTAGCAATGAGCAACTTCAGAAACTAAAACGAAAAGAATATTGGTTGTTGGCATTCTCTTTATTGATTCTGCTATTAGAAATCTTCGTGATTTTTAGACCGTTATCCATCCAAATTAAAAATACCATTGGTCATTTAATGGGTAAAGATGAGGAATCTAAGGGTCAGCTAGACAAAATTCAGAGCTTATACAACGAAAAGGAACGCTCTCTTAAAGAACTTCAAGAATTGAATTTCGTAATTGATAACGCAGCCCTTTTTGCAAGTATTCGAAAAGATGGTACCATCGTATTTATTAGTAAGAAATTCTTAGACTTACTAGGGCACGATACGGCACCTGTAAACAAACCTATTTCAGAAATACTCACTATTGAAGAAGGGCAGCAATCGTACCTTAAAGAGGTGTTGAAAATCAATAGAAAAAATGTAATGCGTAATGAAGAGCTGCAGGTAGTAACCACAAAAGGCGCTACGATTTGGTTAGATATGTCTATCGTACCCATGCATCAATCTACTTTAGAGCAAGACATTCTTATTCTATGCTCAGACATTACAGAGCGTAAAGAAAATCAGCTTAAAGTACAACAATTGACCAAGCAGAATTTTGAAGAACGCATGCAACAAAAGAAGGTGCAAGCAAGCCAAATTGTAGAGGGTCAAGAAGAAGAACGCAAACGTATTGCCAAAGATATTCATGATGGTATTGGACAAATGCTTACCGCCCTTAAATTTAATATTGAATCTATTGATATTGAAAATACTGCTAAAACAGGAGAGAAAATCGCCTATTTAAAAGCATTAACCTCAGACCTAATTAAGGGTGTTAGAACAGCCACTTTTAATCTTACTCCGCCAGAATTAAGTGACCATGGTATTTTTCCTGCAATTCATAAAATGACCACTGAGCTTTCTAAATTGACCGGTAAAAATATCTTGTTCAAAAACAAAACAGACGACAATATAAGATTCGACTCTTTGGCAGAAACCAATATTTATCGCGTTACCCAAGAGGCTGTAAACAATGCCATAAAATATGCTGAGGCTAATTACATTTTGGTTACTTTAAATTACTCCTATCCTATTTTGAGCGTGGTGATCGATGATGATGGTAAAGGTTTTGACGATACCATTCTTGGTCTATTACCAAAAAATAATAGTGAAGGCGGTATGGGTCTGTTTTTTATGAAAGAACGTATCGACTATATTAACGGCAGACTTTTTATAAACTCTGAAATTGGAAAAGGAACGAGAGTTACTATCAATTACAAAACAGAAGAAAACAGAACATCACATGGAACGGAATGA
- a CDS encoding response regulator transcription factor — MKILIIEDEPQMLENMRLTLEREQYMVETAADFATASTKIGVYDYDCILLDITLPDGNGLELLKQLKQLGKDDGVIIVSAKDSLDDRIKGLNLGADDYLPKPFHMAELHARVKAIVRRRTFDGNKLIEIGNISIDPESRSIHINKKEVVLNRKEYDVLLYMISNKTRLVTKTALAEHVWGDHIDQADSFDFIYSQFKNLRKKLSDAVASIEIEAVYGVGYKLQVI; from the coding sequence ATGAAAATTCTAATTATAGAAGACGAACCCCAAATGCTAGAGAATATGCGCCTAACTTTAGAGCGCGAGCAGTATATGGTAGAAACTGCTGCAGATTTTGCAACCGCCAGCACTAAAATTGGGGTGTATGATTATGATTGTATTCTGTTAGATATAACGTTGCCAGACGGTAATGGTTTAGAACTTTTAAAACAATTGAAACAATTGGGTAAAGATGACGGGGTAATTATTGTTTCGGCAAAAGACTCTTTAGACGACCGTATAAAAGGACTTAATTTAGGTGCAGATGATTACTTGCCCAAACCTTTTCATATGGCAGAATTACATGCACGGGTAAAAGCAATAGTTCGTCGTAGAACCTTTGATGGTAATAAGCTCATAGAAATTGGAAACATAAGCATCGACCCAGAAAGTAGAAGCATTCATATTAATAAAAAAGAGGTAGTTCTTAACCGTAAAGAATACGACGTACTCTTATATATGATATCTAATAAAACACGTTTGGTGACCAAAACTGCTTTAGCAGAACATGTGTGGGGAGACCATATTGACCAAGCAGATAGTTTTGACTTCATCTATTCTCAATTCAAAAACCTACGTAAAAAACTTTCAGATGCTGTGGCAAGTATAGAGATAGAAGCCGTTTATGGTGTTGGGTATAAATTACAGGTTATATAA
- a CDS encoding histidine kinase dimerization/phospho-acceptor domain-containing protein, giving the protein MKLLNHTTKYFAILLIVLISIWAVIFYFAMLDEVYDSLDDGLENQKELIIRAVNDDPDLLQDTEFGVNNYTIKNTEVGDHTKFKDSYRDTLMYMQNEDEYEPIRMLESTFQQDGNYYKIKLITSMVEEDDQIENLFKYLVGLYLVLILSIVVLNNLVMKKVWKPFYTLIDRLKGFRIEKDDPIKSEPTTIDEFNLLNQSVERLTEKSRDSYVAQKEFIENAAHELQTPLAIAINKLELLLEQNELSGLQSQEVGGVLDNLTRLTRLNKSLLLLSKIDNKQYLEEETIDFNELTKNVSTDFSDFATHKNMRLNVVANADPS; this is encoded by the coding sequence ATGAAACTTCTAAATCACACTACAAAATACTTTGCCATACTGCTCATTGTACTTATATCTATATGGGCGGTGATCTTTTATTTTGCCATGTTAGATGAGGTTTATGATAGTTTAGATGACGGATTGGAGAATCAAAAAGAATTAATAATAAGAGCGGTAAACGATGATCCAGATTTGCTGCAAGACACAGAATTCGGAGTCAATAATTACACCATTAAAAACACCGAGGTTGGTGATCATACCAAGTTTAAAGATAGTTATCGCGATACGTTAATGTATATGCAGAACGAAGATGAATATGAGCCTATTCGTATGCTTGAAAGCACGTTTCAACAAGACGGTAATTATTACAAAATAAAGCTCATTACTTCTATGGTCGAAGAAGATGACCAAATAGAAAACTTATTTAAGTATTTGGTGGGACTTTACCTAGTATTGATTCTGAGCATTGTGGTGCTTAACAACCTGGTCATGAAAAAAGTGTGGAAACCTTTTTACACCCTCATTGATAGGTTAAAAGGCTTTCGTATAGAAAAGGACGACCCCATAAAATCAGAACCTACAACAATAGACGAGTTTAATTTATTGAACCAAAGTGTAGAGCGTTTAACAGAGAAATCGCGCGATAGTTATGTAGCCCAAAAAGAGTTTATAGAAAATGCAGCACATGAATTACAGACGCCGCTTGCCATTGCTATTAACAAGTTAGAGTTGTTGTTAGAGCAAAATGAACTGTCAGGTTTACAATCGCAAGAAGTTGGTGGTGTTTTAGATAATCTTACACGATTAACGCGATTAAACAAGTCATTGTTATTGCTTTCTAAAATTGATAACAAACAGTATTTAGAAGAAGAGACTATTGATTTTAATGAACTGACAAAAAATGTATCTACAGATTTCTCAGATTTTGCTACACATAAAAATATGCGTTTAAACGTTGTAGCAAATGCTGACCCGTCCTGA
- a CDS encoding family 16 glycoside hydrolase, giving the protein MKKLPVFFMAFLCAITSSFAITTNNLPEPENTFIGTWTIDVVGGGVAWLKVHEQQGVLDGELLWIGGSILPVSDVYLVDENTLIVTRTSEEELKTTSGKARTHIRTWTMRITKINDAIAGTMTGPAWGNTGENISYFTGSRMPAAGPASDFSTLKYGKPIKLFNGKNMDGWRTIDPKSPNGFKVVNGTMQNDPVQPENGEHIYYGNLRTDQEFEDFNLKLEVNVPEGNNSGVYLRGLYEIQVVDSYGLELDSHNMGALYSRVTPSENAEKPAGEWQTMDITLVNRHVTVILNGKKIIENAAAEGPTGGAISSDVFAPGPIYLQGDHGNVAYRNIVLTPFIK; this is encoded by the coding sequence ATGAAAAAATTACCAGTTTTCTTCATGGCATTTTTATGTGCCATAACCTCATCTTTTGCAATTACCACAAACAATTTACCTGAACCTGAAAACACCTTTATTGGCACTTGGACTATCGATGTAGTAGGTGGCGGCGTAGCTTGGCTAAAAGTACACGAGCAACAAGGTGTTTTAGACGGCGAATTATTATGGATCGGCGGTAGTATTTTACCTGTATCTGATGTGTACTTAGTTGATGAAAACACCTTAATTGTTACCCGTACTTCTGAAGAGGAACTAAAAACCACCTCAGGCAAAGCACGTACTCACATCAGAACTTGGACGATGCGCATTACCAAAATAAATGATGCCATTGCTGGTACCATGACAGGACCTGCTTGGGGAAATACAGGTGAAAATATTAGTTATTTTACTGGTTCTCGCATGCCTGCCGCAGGACCTGCATCAGACTTTAGCACTTTAAAATACGGTAAGCCGATCAAACTTTTTAACGGTAAAAATATGGATGGCTGGAGAACGATTGACCCTAAAAGTCCGAACGGATTTAAGGTCGTAAACGGCACTATGCAAAATGACCCTGTACAACCAGAAAATGGTGAGCATATTTATTATGGCAACCTACGTACCGATCAAGAGTTTGAAGATTTCAATTTAAAATTAGAGGTTAATGTACCTGAAGGAAATAACAGTGGCGTTTATCTTCGGGGGCTTTACGAAATACAAGTGGTCGACTCATACGGTCTAGAATTGGACAGTCATAATATGGGTGCTCTTTACAGCCGTGTTACACCAAGTGAAAATGCCGAGAAACCTGCTGGCGAATGGCAAACAATGGATATAACTTTAGTAAACCGCCATGTTACGGTGATTTTAAATGGAAAGAAAATTATAGAAAATGCAGCAGCTGAAGGACCAACCGGAGGAGCAATAAGCTCTGACGTTTTTGCACCAGGCCCTATTTACTTACAAGGTGATCACGGTAATGTTGCCTACAGGAATATTGTGCTTACTCCCTTTATAAAATAA
- a CDS encoding TlpA family protein disulfide reductase, giving the protein MKKRKFKISDIIFVVFILLLIIPQTRTPIQVAVNKLKVAIWSPSIEDEEDQNEVNPFQYAVVDLQGETESISVGKGKVTFISYWATWCPPCIAELPGIQDLYKDYGDKVNFILLTQEEPERVHRFIEKRGYELPIYFPQMQTPEILQENSIPTNYVIDAKGKIIIKETGAADWNSKKIRNLLDELIEK; this is encoded by the coding sequence ATGAAAAAGCGAAAATTTAAAATCAGTGATATCATATTTGTGGTGTTTATCTTGTTGTTGATAATTCCGCAGACAAGAACGCCAATTCAGGTTGCCGTCAATAAACTGAAAGTAGCAATTTGGTCACCCAGTATTGAAGATGAAGAAGACCAAAATGAGGTTAATCCGTTTCAATATGCCGTTGTTGATTTACAAGGTGAAACTGAAAGCATATCGGTAGGTAAAGGTAAGGTTACTTTTATCAGTTATTGGGCAACTTGGTGTCCGCCATGTATTGCAGAATTACCAGGAATTCAAGATTTGTATAAAGACTACGGAGACAAGGTCAATTTTATATTATTGACTCAAGAAGAGCCAGAAAGAGTACATCGGTTTATTGAAAAGAGAGGTTATGAACTACCTATCTATTTTCCACAAATGCAAACTCCCGAAATATTGCAAGAAAATAGCATCCCCACTAATTATGTAATTGATGCTAAAGGAAAAATCATCATAAAAGAAACCGGTGCCGCAGATTGGAACAGTAAAAAAATACGTAATCTGTTAGATGAACTTATAGAGAAGTAA
- a CDS encoding transposase, whose product MYTKHFKYMYKNDGYVKRYSESFKLKVLAELTKGNHSKRQIALTYGIQSSTINVWIKKYDRKDLMNTRVTVQTDDELSRIKALQKELKQLKDLLIKKDLDKLVTDSYLEVAAENLGYRDVEELKKNLNIKP is encoded by the coding sequence ATGTATACAAAACACTTCAAGTATATGTATAAAAATGATGGATATGTAAAACGCTATAGTGAGAGCTTTAAGCTCAAGGTATTGGCAGAACTAACCAAAGGAAACCATTCCAAAAGACAAATTGCATTAACTTACGGTATACAATCCAGTACTATAAACGTATGGATAAAAAAGTACGATCGTAAAGATCTAATGAACACCCGTGTAACCGTGCAAACAGACGATGAACTTTCCCGTATCAAAGCCCTGCAAAAAGAGCTAAAGCAACTTAAGGACCTTCTTATTAAAAAAGACCTGGACAAATTGGTGACCGATAGCTATCTCGAGGTAGCTGCTGAGAATCTAGGTTATAGAGATGTTGAGGAATTAAAAAAAAACTTAAACATAAAGCCTTAA
- a CDS encoding ATP-binding protein has translation MNTDLAIVMMTNLIKNAIIHGQADKEIDIVIDADKITVRNYGAAPALDTNSLFKRFKKTSADSRSTGLGLAISKAIADKYQLQLLYTYSEKHNFTLIFPQLR, from the coding sequence ATGAATACCGACTTAGCTATTGTTATGATGACGAACTTAATTAAAAACGCAATAATACATGGGCAGGCTGATAAAGAAATAGACATTGTTATTGATGCAGATAAAATAACTGTCAGAAATTATGGTGCTGCACCAGCATTAGATACCAACAGTCTTTTCAAGCGTTTTAAAAAGACTTCTGCAGATAGTCGCTCTACCGGATTAGGACTTGCTATTAGTAAGGCTATTGCAGATAAATATCAACTACAGTTGCTATATACATATTCTGAGAAGCATAATTTTACGCTAATTTTTCCTCAGCTGCGTTAA
- a CDS encoding precorrin-2 dehydrogenase/sirohydrochlorin ferrochelatase family protein, with amino-acid sequence MERNELYPVFLKVSNLHILIVGGGNVALEKLTFLLKSSPNAQVEMVAPMFREETIALANKFDIKMNVANYDVSYLKGKHIAIATTDNVPVNEQVYHDCRERQILVNVADNPPYCDFYMGGIVTKGNVKVAISTNGKSPTTAKRLRQFFEDVIPENIDDLVKNLNEFRKTIKGDFEEKVETLNEFTKGLVNKKEE; translated from the coding sequence ATGGAACGGAATGAGCTTTACCCCGTATTTTTAAAAGTATCTAACCTACATATTTTAATTGTTGGCGGTGGCAATGTTGCGCTAGAAAAATTGACCTTTTTGTTAAAGTCAAGTCCTAATGCACAGGTAGAAATGGTTGCACCTATGTTCCGCGAAGAAACCATTGCACTTGCCAATAAATTCGATATAAAAATGAATGTAGCGAATTACGATGTTTCTTATTTGAAAGGGAAACACATCGCTATTGCTACCACAGACAACGTGCCTGTAAATGAACAGGTATATCACGATTGTAGAGAACGGCAAATATTAGTAAACGTAGCCGATAACCCACCTTACTGCGATTTCTACATGGGCGGCATTGTTACAAAAGGGAATGTAAAAGTGGCCATTTCTACTAATGGAAAATCACCCACCACAGCCAAAAGATTACGTCAGTTTTTTGAAGACGTAATACCTGAAAATATTGATGATCTCGTAAAAAACCTCAACGAATTTAGAAAGACCATAAAAGGCGATTTCGAAGAAAAAGTCGAGACCTTAAATGAGTTTACTAAAGGGTTGGTGAATAAGAAAGAGGAGTAA
- a CDS encoding IS3 family transposase has product MKVAPINRNERLLSIGTICNAFDLKRDAYYKYQKRFLIKKQIEQDIIELVRQSRRTLPREGTRKLMRSLKDEFHKYDIKVGRDRLFRILRENNLLIRRKRYSCRTTNSYHRFYKYNNIIKDLKINRPNQVWASDITYIRTIKGFCYLALITDMYSRKIVGYDLSDSLELKGCVRALNKAIYNAKNIDSLIHHSDRGIQYCSNVYTQILKRKKIEISMTEENHCYENALAERVNGILKDEFYLDQTFTSVVHAKKAAKNAIKLYNSKRLHLSLDYKTPNYVHQYAA; this is encoded by the coding sequence ATGAAAGTAGCACCGATAAACCGTAATGAAAGACTGTTATCCATTGGTACTATCTGCAATGCTTTTGATTTGAAAAGAGATGCCTATTACAAATACCAAAAAAGGTTTTTAATCAAAAAACAGATAGAACAGGATATAATCGAACTTGTTCGGCAAAGTAGAAGAACACTGCCCAGAGAAGGCACCAGAAAACTCATGAGGTCATTAAAAGATGAGTTTCACAAGTATGACATCAAAGTAGGCAGAGACCGGCTATTCCGTATCTTAAGAGAAAACAATTTGCTCATAAGAAGAAAGAGATACTCCTGTAGAACTACCAATTCATATCACAGATTCTACAAGTATAATAACATTATAAAAGACTTGAAGATCAATAGGCCTAATCAGGTTTGGGCATCCGATATTACCTATATCAGAACTATAAAAGGATTCTGTTACCTGGCATTGATTACGGACATGTACTCCCGTAAAATCGTTGGATACGACCTGAGTGATAGCCTTGAACTAAAAGGTTGTGTCAGAGCTTTAAATAAGGCTATTTACAATGCTAAGAACATTGACAGCCTTATTCATCACTCCGACAGAGGTATTCAATATTGTAGTAACGTCTATACCCAAATACTAAAAAGAAAGAAAATAGAAATTAGTATGACAGAAGAAAACCATTGCTATGAAAACGCCCTAGCCGAAAGGGTCAACGGTATTCTAAAAGATGAATTCTATCTTGACCAGACTTTTACAAGCGTTGTACATGCTAAAAAAGCAGCCAAAAATGCAATCAAATTATACAACTCTAAAAGATTGCATTTATCTTTAGATTATAAAACACCAAATTACGTGCATCAATATGCCGCTTAA
- a CDS encoding PepSY-like domain-containing protein has product MKNKNLATIALTILGVCTVFAQDINPNSVPANLRQSFEQNYPQASNVEWELEGQSYKVEFDNNRLEHEIWYTTDGIATKAEHEITAADLPQAITAVIASNYAGYKVDSVEKTTMDGSTTYDVELEKGWNDERDVVFNESGKVLSEMID; this is encoded by the coding sequence ATGAAAAATAAGAATTTAGCAACAATAGCTTTAACCATATTGGGTGTATGTACCGTATTTGCACAAGATATTAACCCTAATTCTGTGCCCGCAAATTTAAGACAGAGTTTTGAGCAAAATTACCCTCAGGCAAGTAATGTGGAGTGGGAATTAGAAGGACAGTCATATAAGGTTGAATTTGATAATAATAGACTGGAACATGAAATTTGGTATACTACGGATGGAATAGCGACTAAAGCGGAACATGAAATTACCGCAGCAGATTTACCACAAGCCATTACCGCTGTAATTGCCAGTAACTATGCCGGATACAAAGTAGATTCTGTCGAAAAAACTACTATGGACGGTTCTACTACTTATGATGTTGAGCTAGAAAAAGGATGGAATGATGAAAGAGATGTGGTTTTCAACGAAAGCGGAAAAGTATTGAGTGAAATGATTGATTAA
- a CDS encoding phosphotransferase enzyme family protein: MTKESIRKILSAFNLNGSSLNWTPLTSGLINDTYLVTEDDDQQYILQKINTQVFKNAGILMDNIQFALPVLKADDYSQITFLNTTTGTNHLIQDNDFWRMMTYIPNSTTYDTTTQTSTAFEAGRIIGKFHQLLQYSDTALFNDTLPKFHNLDFRTLEFQEALQNADAQKTEIADGAIKKAKSFLKELQHLDTTNLPVRICHNDTKLNNILFSKSNNKALCLIDLDTIMKGYFFYDFGDAIRTVVNNAPEDEQNHELINFDESLFKAFVDGLADNSSFLTVEDIKSLPLGVVFMPFIHGLRALTDYLNNNRYYKVTYENQNLDRCYSLFDFAEKALNKKDFMAAYITQKLS, encoded by the coding sequence ATGACTAAAGAATCCATCCGAAAAATACTTTCTGCATTTAATCTCAACGGAAGTTCATTGAATTGGACGCCCTTAACTAGTGGACTCATTAATGACACGTATTTGGTTACGGAAGATGATGACCAACAATATATTCTTCAAAAGATAAATACCCAGGTGTTTAAAAATGCTGGTATTCTGATGGATAATATTCAATTTGCTTTACCTGTGCTAAAAGCAGACGATTACAGCCAAATTACTTTTCTGAATACAACTACAGGAACCAATCATCTTATTCAGGACAATGATTTCTGGCGGATGATGACCTACATACCCAATAGTACCACTTACGATACAACAACCCAAACTTCAACTGCCTTTGAAGCAGGACGCATTATTGGCAAGTTTCATCAGCTCTTGCAATATTCAGATACGGCACTATTTAATGATACCCTACCCAAGTTTCATAATCTAGACTTTAGAACTCTAGAGTTTCAAGAAGCACTGCAGAATGCTGATGCACAAAAAACAGAAATTGCTGACGGCGCCATAAAAAAGGCAAAGTCATTTCTCAAAGAACTGCAACATTTAGATACTACTAATTTGCCCGTTAGAATTTGCCATAACGATACCAAATTGAATAATATCTTATTCTCTAAATCCAATAATAAAGCATTGTGCCTTATTGATCTAGACACCATTATGAAAGGCTATTTCTTCTACGATTTTGGTGATGCCATTAGAACTGTAGTTAACAATGCACCTGAAGATGAGCAGAACCACGAATTGATAAACTTTGATGAATCATTGTTTAAAGCCTTTGTTGATGGCTTAGCCGATAATAGTTCATTTTTAACTGTTGAAGACATAAAGAGTTTACCATTAGGTGTCGTTTTTATGCCCTTTATTCATGGTTTACGTGCATTAACTGACTACCTGAACAATAACAGGTATTATAAAGTTACTTACGAGAATCAAAATTTAGATCGTTGTTATAGTCTCTTCGATTTTGCTGAAAAGGCACTCAATAAAAAAGATTTTATGGCAGCTTATATCACACAAAAGCTAAGCTAG
- a CDS encoding SdiA-regulated domain-containing protein encodes MTTKNNTLSMAKVKFWTIAAIVLGMSFLFMNFRDWMPYDSADKVAYEISERWKLPKELREVSGISWMDENQIAAVQDEDGIIFIYDLERKKVIQEIEFGNAGDYEGLSVKGDNAYVLESDGTITIVENFQDSNRKITSYETSFDEKNNMESLELDVVNNRLLMIPKDRDIDSDDFKGVYAFSLEDYKLDSNPVMRLDMGDDVLKHFREKKVYKNFRPSDIAIHPKTKEIYMLEGAKPKLLILDENGIAKKGYRLDKNIFPQPEGITFSPDGELYISSEGKKDGIGTITKLKLKP; translated from the coding sequence ATGACAACTAAGAATAACACGTTGAGTATGGCAAAAGTAAAATTCTGGACAATTGCTGCCATCGTTTTAGGTATGAGTTTTCTTTTTATGAACTTTAGAGATTGGATGCCTTATGATAGTGCTGATAAGGTAGCCTATGAAATTTCTGAACGATGGAAATTACCTAAAGAATTACGTGAAGTTTCTGGTATTTCTTGGATGGATGAAAATCAAATAGCTGCAGTGCAAGATGAAGACGGAATCATATTTATTTATGATTTAGAAAGAAAAAAGGTGATACAAGAAATTGAATTCGGGAATGCCGGCGATTATGAAGGTCTTTCGGTAAAAGGGGATAATGCCTATGTTTTAGAGAGTGATGGTACGATTACTATAGTGGAGAATTTTCAAGATTCAAATAGAAAAATAACATCTTACGAAACCAGCTTTGATGAGAAGAATAACATGGAAAGTTTAGAATTAGATGTAGTAAATAATCGATTGCTGATGATACCTAAAGACCGTGATATTGATTCAGATGATTTCAAAGGTGTTTATGCATTTTCATTGGAGGATTATAAATTGGATTCTAATCCTGTAATGCGTTTAGATATGGGTGATGACGTATTGAAGCATTTTAGGGAGAAGAAGGTGTATAAGAACTTTCGCCCTTCAGACATTGCCATACACCCAAAGACCAAAGAAATATACATGTTAGAAGGCGCAAAGCCTAAACTATTGATTTTAGATGAAAACGGAATTGCTAAAAAAGGATATCGTTTAGACAAGAATATATTTCCACAACCGGAAGGCATCACTTTTAGTCCCGATGGTGAATTGTATATTTCAAGCGAAGGAAAAAAAGACGGTATCGGTACTATTACCAAATTAAAACTGAAGCCATAA
- a CDS encoding CPBP family intramembrane glutamic endopeptidase has product MAFQKRELVIASPFLIIAVNFAVAFGFGEFMGKWAFIPMILIGWALWIFFIFKYGGKESVANWLKKAKGAFGWKLFAVIVGLIPLPLFLMHYQLLDHWTIWLPWILLAVFNPFIEEFYWRGLLLDYTKTWSNWASVLFTGILFAINHAAFGVNSAVNSGFELVISTLIMGVVWAWVYKKTNSLRWTIFSHFLVDFLGVSAAAFLDLYEKGNW; this is encoded by the coding sequence ATGGCATTTCAGAAAAGAGAGCTAGTTATCGCATCCCCTTTTTTGATCATTGCCGTAAATTTTGCGGTTGCTTTTGGTTTCGGTGAATTCATGGGGAAATGGGCATTTATACCCATGATTCTTATTGGTTGGGCACTTTGGATTTTCTTTATTTTTAAATACGGAGGAAAAGAGTCCGTTGCCAATTGGTTAAAGAAAGCTAAAGGAGCTTTTGGTTGGAAATTATTTGCGGTAATTGTCGGATTGATTCCGTTGCCTCTTTTTCTAATGCACTATCAATTGTTAGACCATTGGACCATTTGGTTACCTTGGATTCTACTTGCGGTATTTAATCCCTTTATTGAAGAGTTTTACTGGCGCGGACTATTGTTAGACTATACCAAAACGTGGTCTAATTGGGCTTCAGTATTGTTCACAGGAATACTGTTTGCAATTAATCATGCAGCATTCGGGGTTAACTCCGCCGTCAATAGTGGATTTGAGTTGGTCATTTCTACCTTAATCATGGGTGTCGTTTGGGCATGGGTTTATAAGAAGACGAATAGCCTACGTTGGACTATCTTCTCTCATTTTTTAGTGGATTTTCTTGGTGTTTCAGCAGCAGCTTTCTTAGATTTATACGAGAAAGGAAACTGGTGA